A region of the Amphiprion ocellaris isolate individual 3 ecotype Okinawa chromosome 22, ASM2253959v1, whole genome shotgun sequence genome:
caataatgataatatttcCCCAAAAAATAGTTTGGAAAAGACTAAACAATTTGCTCTAGACGGTGCATATTTGTTGATGAAAGCATGTGAAAGTCTGATAATAATGTTAGAGCCTTGTTCTAAAGTGGTAAAGGCAAATGTGATGACTGACCACCTGTGAATTAGTGACACGTTATGCTGCATTAAGCTGATTTCTCACAGTAACTAGATtttctgcattctttctaaaCACGACCCTGGAATTTCTCAACAATTATAATAGAGTTAGGTCCACTTTGGAAGAAATGTTTTCCCACACTTATGGTCTAATAAGAACACACCATCTTGTCACTGCATCGTCAATAATAACACTTAACCCAGAGTAACCTTGACTGCAATATAAGTACACTCTGTAACAAATATCAGCCCCCTAGCACGTAGAAGTTCAGCCATAACCTGACTCACCATAGACATTAAGGGTAAATGATACAGTGATGTTACAGCATCATGCAAAGGGATCTTAAGTAAAGAATTTTGATATGGGATACTGACAGCCAACAGAGCGATACtcaggacaaaatgttcaagCTAAAGCTGAGATGTTGATCTCGCCTGCTGGTGAGACATTTGATAGTTTCTATACTTCAAAAGTGCCTGTCAGGAATGATTAAGTAGGCTCACTCTTCCTTTAAACTGTTTCACTTAACttacttagttttttttctcccctgagGCTATACAGACATGCAGACACTGCAAACAATGTGATTTATGTCAAAGAAAGATCACCAGCCACAGCTGTTTTCAAGGCACGAACAACTGTTAATTAGTAATGTAAtttattgtgttgtgaacttaaACACCAGCCCAAGGCAACTTTCAAGACACCAAAGTACAGTTCCAGTGGGAAAACATTTgccaaacaacaataaaactccTTACACATAACATTTCACAATTCCAAATGAATTTATAGGGCTGTAACTAATGGCTGTTTCAATTGTCCactaatctgttgattatttccCCAATTGATTGTTTaacctgtaaaatgtcagaaaatagttaaaaatgtcaatcagtgtcTCCATAAATccaagatgacatcctcaaatgtcttgttttgtccaaaacccAAGACCCCgataaaaatgacttaaaccaATGAATCACTTTGCACATTAGCTGCTGATTCATTTACTAATTGACATCTAATTGAATAACTGATTGATCAGTGCAACTCTTTTATGAATAGCATGTCACAGAAAGGCCCTCTGTGTACATCAAATTAAAAAGGTTTAAGAATTATCCAATAATAAATGAGGgacatttttctaaaaagtGTAGCCCTTAGATCATTGTATATGTATCAAGCATATAATGGACTGAAAATGCATAAAATCGCACAATAAATATAACTTTGTGTAGCATTATGTGGCCAGTGTATTCTGAAATTAGGTCTGAACCAATTTTCAACCAACCAAATTACCATCACACAATTTTAACTGAGCAGCATCAATATGACACcataatttgaaaaatataggatattacagaatttttccagaaaatgtgTACTGCATGGTATGTTAAAATTTGAGACAGACCAGCAAAAGCCTACAGTATACCCAGCAGACATTAAAACCTCAATGCTTCCCTTACATCCCACATTGCAGTACAGTATTACTGTACAATAATGAAACTTTTAGGCTCAGTTAACTGTTTATTCTTCACATGATATTTGCTATGTTAGTGAATTATATTCAGGATATGCTGTATGTCCAGTGTTGCAAGACTTCTGTGTAGCTCAAGCTCAGTAATGCACCGATGTATGTACAGTGTAGACTTTACATGATTATTTGATGTGATGGACTGATAAAAAATCCAGCTGGGGATCTGGATTATGTCTGAAAATTGACTCTTCAGCATCAGCCCACGATCATCAGTAGGATATGTTACTGATCATACAAGGCATTTGCATATTATAGATAGTACATATAATGCCTTTGCTACTTCACTACAAGCAGAGCAGCCTAACAAGTCAATTTTCTGCTGATTGTTTTCACAATTAATTGATGTGTCATTTAGTCTATACTGTAAGCAATTAACTAAAAATGTCTCTCACAAATGGCAAACAGTCCAAAGCCGCAAAGGCTAAGAAAAAGATCATTTCAACAATACTCAAATTGTGTCACGGCCTGACACAATATTCATTAAGCAGCATCAATATTACACTccaatttgaaaaacaaaagatatgatagatttttttttttaacagatccTCTGTTCACTtgtctgctgtttattttcttaactgattcatcataaataaaaatgcccTTAACAAATGTACAACAGTTCCAAACCACAAATACTAAGACCAGTTCAGAAAAATAGAACACATTTGTATTTGAAGCTAAAACCTGtaaattttttccattttcaaaaaatcacaacaatagCTTAATTGTGTCACAACATGACACAATATTCACTGAGCAGCATTAATAATACACTCTAATTTGAGAAACATAAGATATCACAGATGTTTTTATAGATCATCTGCTGACTTATCCACTGATTAATTGCTCAAATATCTGACTCATCGTTGGATCTATGATGTCAGGAATTAActaaaacagtccaaaaccacaTATACTAAGAGCagttaaagaacaaaaaacactggaatttgagaagctgaaaccaatcatttctttacatttttaagtaaaaaaaatacaacagctAAAGTGTGTCATAGCATGACACAATATTCATTGAGCAGCATCAATATGCTAAACGGTCCAGAATCACAAATATTAAGTGTAGTTATTTAAACTGAAGAGGCTGCAATAAGATATTTCTTTcgatttttactttaaaaatcacCTAAACAATATCCAAATTGTGGCATAGCATGACCCAATATTCACTGAGCAGCATCAATATTACACTGTAATTAATATATTACAAAATATGGATGTCACCACCCTGAATTAGTGAGCACTGGGACATTTTGTTCATGTCCTCCTCAGGTATGTTTACAAGTCTTCTCAAGTATCCATAAACATCGTGTTAGCTGAGTTCCACTACTGTGATCAACTAAGTAACGTTAATTAACGGTAGCTAATATTAACGTAAGCCCAGACTAATTAGCTCGATcactcgttttttttttaatacataaaACTTGGTCGATAGCTTGAATTGTATTAATTACCATAATATTTGATGCATTATAAAATGCCGTATCATGCTTAATAAATTCTGCCGAGTCAAACTGACAGACGAAGCTAACGCTAGCTACCGTTAACGTTAGAGGACGTTGTTAGCCAGCTAGCCTTCATTAGCCGCTCCGTTACTTACGATGTACTCTCGAACTTGGCTGTGAAAATTCTGCTCTCTGATAGTAACATCGTCTTCTTCCATTCTTCATAttgcaaaacacagaaaacataaaaagctaCAGACTCACTACATTCTAGCTCGTACAACAGGCGGCAGCAACAACAACTCAAGCACCTTCCTGCCTCTGCAATAACTGCACTGACTGGTTAAAAGACAGTTTACATCGAAGCAAACCCGCTccgagccaaaaaaaaaaaaaaagaaaaacgcccCAAAATAAAATACGTCATCACTCTGCGCCGTGCCCCCGGAAGAGAACGGTCACGTGTTTGTGGGTCATATCAACAATATTATCTTCACGGAGATACACGTGTAGTCTGAGGTACTTATATGATTAAAATAGGGAATATCTTTAATCCTGTACGATTTACTTGTGCCGGTTTATGTTGTTGTACAGTGAAAAGAAGGCTAGCCTGCTAAAGCTAACGCTGTCTTAGCTTACAAACAGATACCCGACGTTTAACTTGTAGAAATGAAAGGCAAGTGGAAGCAGAATAGCAAAAAGAAGAAGGGCAATGTGGTGTTGCAGAAGTACATGGTGGCAGTGGATGATTTTGTTAAAAGCAAAAGTGGCCCAGAGGAAACAGAGAGCGACCATGGGTTGAGATTTGTtaagaagaaaagcagaaaggaGCTACGCAAAGAAAAgcgcaaaatgaaaaaagccaaaatgaaGAGTCATTATGAGGGCAAAAAGACTGTCACCATACCACCTGGTGACGGGGAAAACTCTGAAAAACAACCAGAGGTGCAGAAGAAGAcgcagaagaagcagaagatggATAAGTCAAAGAACGAGGTGTCAAAAACACAGTCAGCCAATTCTGCTAATGCTTCTACAGAGAACATTAAAAAACCTCAGACTTCCAAGAAAGTTAACAAGCTTAAAGAATCAAGAAAAATGGCACTTTTGGAAGCAAATGAACAAGAGGACAGAGAAATAAAGAAGCTGGAGCGATGCCTCGGATTgaacaagaggaaaaacaagaaaactctCCCACAGTCTTTTGTGGCTGACGGACTTGATTACATCCTGGGCATGCTTGACTCTGGATCATCAGCTGTGGGGAtgtatgatgatgatgacgacatGGACATCGCCAAAGACAACTTTGAGAAACTTGACGAGAACGACTCTGAGCTGTCAGGTGAGGACAAAGAAGATGAGGATGAGATGATGAGTGAAGGCAGCGAGGATGACAATGAAAATGAGGTTGATGATGACGAAGAGGATGATAGGAGTGTTGATGAAGATGAaatggatgaagaggaggaaggagaggaggaggaactggatgatgaggaggaagtggacGATGAAGAGGATAAGCTGAATGAGGGTGATGCAGCTGACTCAGAGGACGAAAATGAAGAGGAAGCAGATGATCCTGACATAAAAACATCAGGCTCAAAGTCAGAAGCTGTGAGTTCAAATACGTGAAATAACTGTTTATGATTTGATATCTTGCATCCAGTGTAATTATAAAcaaatttttcaaatgtttaggTCACCTCTACAACTGGCAAGTATGTTCCGCCTCATCTGCGAAACATTGGAGATGACAAGCGCAAAGCTGAGCTGGAAAAGCTGAAAAGGAATGTGAAAGGCCTGTTGAACAGGTAACAGTCCtagcacaacacaacacaagttATTACAACTTTGATagtcttttttctgttattacCATGGCTTCTTGGGAATATCGTCCTgtgaatgcaaaataaaattgcCTGTATAATCTCAAAATCCTTTAAAATTGCGTTTTGAAACAATGCGATTAACAAATCACAAAAGCTGCAACTTATAAGGTGTCATGCAAGCATTTCTTACACAGGGTTTAAACTGCCGTGTAAATGGTTTCACATATTTGTGCCATCCTGCTTGTGTAACAGTCAAGCTCCTGAAGTTATCTCACATGGCAATGCTTAAATCAGGTTACACAGTGAACATTGAACTGAAGCTTAGCTTTAGAAAAATTGCAGTTAGTTTCCCCAAATTGTTTAGCTGTAATTCACGCTATTCAGCAGATTTATCATTTTCAGACACCCTCACAATAAATGATGATTGCAGGTTTGTGATGGCCAGTTAGTGCTGCTGACCATATTAGACCTGCATGTAAATTAGTTTCAGTATGCATTATTAGTTACAATGCCACACCAGTTTtgtaacataaaaaatacattgaaataTCCTCAAACTGTTTCCAATGAATCCCACACGAATAAAGAAgctgcacaaaaacataaaaatgtgtattgGTTTTATAAATGgggcatttgcattttttttgccaagtcTTAGGTTCAACCGAAagatttttgaggaaaaaaaatatgattttaaggTGACTGTCCTGCAACCAATCAGAAAATGCAGGTCCATGTTCTCAAAGCAGACGCTGAATTCCAATCATAAAATCTGAGGACAGTGTCCTCTTCAAATGTCCTATGTTCACACAGTATACACTCTTGACATTTGAGGTCGAAATCAgtttaaacaacttttttctATCTGCATCCAAAGTTTGTCTGTTAAATTCCTGAAATTGAAAGTGCCAAAGTGTCTGAAACTGATAATTAATGCGACATCTTCAGGTTAAGTGAGCCCAACATGGCGTCCATCTGTGgtcagctggaggagctgtacatgggctgcagcaggaaggacaTGAACGACACCTTGACAGAGGTGCTGCTAGCAGCCTGCGTCACCCCGACTCTGATGCCGGACAGACTACTGATGGAGCACGTCCTGCTGGTCAGCGTCCTCCATCATGCTGTGGGGCTGGAGGTAAGAACGTCTTCTTTAATCCTAAATTTACAGGGGTTGACTTTCAAAGAACATACAATCGACAAGAAAGGCAATCATGTGTGATCACATATGGTGCTGGTCAGCAGAATACGCTTTTCCCTCTGGgtattaaaacagtaaatgccTATAAATTGAACTTTTAGAAAGGTTTTCATTTGTGTAGGTAAGTCTCTTCCAAAGAGAGGCATTCAGCTCACTATCTGCTACACTGATAAGAGATCAGCAGCGTTTTATTTTACCTACCTGTGTGAGAGATGGTAACTACTGACCTGAAAACTGACATCAGCCTTTGGATTATTCATTGGAGGCTTTTTCCTTGTTCACACGTCTCAACTGTAAGCTAATACCCTTTAGATTAATTGGAAAGGTAACACTCTGATTTCCTTTGCCTTGGGGTGTAATTGGATTGTTATCTCTCCATTGTTTTGACTTGTAATTCTGCAATAGACCTGAAAAAGGGTAGTTAGTAAAATAAGCCTCAGTAACACTTGAGAAGTCACAGTCTGAGGGATTTTTGGAGCAAAATTTAGTATTTTTGCAACTTTGATAGTATTTTTGTAGGTTTTCCATCATGATGATAACATTTTACTTTCCGAAAAGTCAAGAAAATTACCTCTGATGTCTTTTTCTGATGAATTCTCCTTCACATCGTTCTCGCACCTCATGACATTTCCATTGAGGTCAAGGAAAGATGTGAAGAAGAATTCATATGGGTGTAGGAGAAAACAGCTGTGGTGTTAAGAGAATTCAGCTACACTTAAACTGGGCAACGTAGAAATGCTTTTAGCTTTGCTGCTGCAAGGAATTGTAGAATGACATTATCTCCTCTTTTTTGATTAAGAATGTGTCCTGTGCTAGGAGCAATAAGAAAGCAAGTAGTGAAGCACTTTTCCTCAGCATTTAGAGAATACAGCCTGCTCTTATCTTTGCTGCCATTGGATGCTTCTGGGTCATTAAAGGTAGTTAGGAATCTtcccaaaacaaaaaagatagtTAGACTACAACCATTAATTTTACTGCAGAGTCAATTAAGTGTAActgtgatgtatttttgcagcgCATTAGGAGGATATTTTAAGGCAAATGCATggtgtgtgttcatgcaaaGTGTGGAGCTatagtgtgtttgtgcagatcTAACATtgctgatattttatcaaacacAGATATTAATAACAGCAGCTGTGTTCACGCTTTACCTCTTCCAGGTCGGAGCCCATTTTCTGGAGACGGTCGTGCGAAAGTTTGACGACTTGTACAAGAAGCCAAGTGAAAGCAAAGAGAGCGACAACCTGATCGCCATTGTTGCTCACCTCTACAACTTCCAAGTGGTACATTGCGCCCTCATTTTTGACATCCTAAAACTGCTGGTGAGAACATTCACCGAGAAGGACATTGAACTAGTTCTGTTTGTACTGAGGAATGTCGGCTTCGCCCTGAGGAAGGATGACGCTCTGGCTCTCAAGGAGCTCATCTCTGAAGCCCAACGCAAGGCCAGCGACATGGGCTCCAAGTTTAAGGATCAGACCAGGGTAGGACAAAGAGaataacttttttctttgctaTTCATTTAGCTGACATTCTTAACTATGTATCATTGACTCCAGAGCTGtgtaattgatttttttgattttggatCATGTTTGGAAGCTTATCTAACAAATAAAAACTTGTCTCTAGGTACGTTTCATGCTAGAAACTATGCTggctttaaaaaacaatgatATGAGGAAGATCCCCGGCTATGATCCTGAGCCTGTGGAGAGACTGAGGAAGTTGCAGAGGACTCTGGTAGGGGCACTATCCTTATTTCCCTACACTGGTGAAAATAGATTgagatattttaaatgtgtactTAATAGGCCCTCATTTTATTAATCAACCTGAACATGAGTGTCATGTGtattttcaagatgttatcTTTGTAGTAGCCTCCACTTTGACCACCAGGGGGCCCCACAGTATCATCTTTAAAGGAGTGAGACTCCACTGTGATGCAGTGTCAACTTGctaatgtggtgtttttttttttaaatattttataactAGTGTTAGCCCAGGAGATGTACTTGTGACTAATAACCATTGTGTGTCATATTCAGATCCACCGGAGTGCAGGGGGCAGCGACATGAAACTGAGGGTCTCTCTGGATAATCTCCTGGCAGCAGAGCAGGTGGGCCGCTGGTGGATCGTCGGCTCATCATGGAGCGGAGCGCCAATGATCAGCAAGCAAGACgacacaaccacaaaacacagtaCTGCTGAAGGACAGGTAGAGTACTGGAACCACAGAAAAACAGGATATTGTAGCAGAGCAAATGTTTTAAGTAGGAATCCTCATACAGATGTGTATCCAGCAGCTGCTTCTGATGTAAAAGGCTCAAACGAAACCATGCTATGATGGGACAGCAGATACTAAATTACATTTAGTAGTACAATATCATCAGGCTACATCTCTATATAGTGCTGTTACTGGTCAGTATTAAGGATGGATATTGAACCTTGAAAAATGAATCAATAGCACAGAGTCTCAAAAGTTTTCTTAGTAAGATGCATCATTTTTGTTCAACTGTTATTCATATCTTGACTCATATTAAGATGATATTTAACATTTAGTAGATTTGTCTTAtcttttgtcaaaaataaatgagattCATAGAAACGCATGTTCAGATTTCTCAAAGTAAGCTGTTagagaaaagtgtgtgtgtgtgtgtttttttttttttttttaagaattagtaacaaaaaatgacacagtgtaaaaatgtgtatttgatAATAGCAGCATTTCTAACTTACCTTTGGtcgttgttttatttcttacaGTTTAGTGCTAAAGTTTTAGACCTGGCGAGGAAACAGAGGATGAACACTGATGTCAGAAGAAACATCTTCTGTGTGATAATGACCAGTGAAGATTACCTGGACGCATTTGAAAAACTGTTGAGGTTTGTTTTGGCTCACATCTGTGTCCTTTTTCGAGAAATTAGTCCAGCgaaaatggaatgaaaaaaattcaatgtgcTATTTATAGACGAGTCCAGCCCACTTggaaggttgattttttttttctcaaatcttttttatttgctctgtgtaaaaGGATGGGTCTGAAGGacaagcaggagagagagattGTTCACGTTCTGATGGACTGCTGTCTGCAAGAGAAAACCTTCAACGCCTTCTATGCTGTTCTGGGAGAGAAATTCTGCTCCCATGATCGCCGCTTTCAGGTACTCTTacgaacaaaaactgaacaaaactggTAACATCAATGCTGCATGTCAAAAAAATGATTATCATACAATTTAAAACAGTCTCTGCATCATCCATGTGATAATTTAAAACAGCTTCAAGTTGTTAGAGGAAGATTAAATAGCGTAAACACTGAGAAAGGGTACATTTAATTACCTGGTATATGTGTGTGACCACCCAGTCTCCTAAACTGTGTGCGACCTGTAGTTCACCTCAGCAGTGTGGGAGCTTCTAACACCTCTCATGTCTGATTTGACTCAAACTGTGACTACAAACAATGGGGGTGAGACCACACTTCCTTCTCTGCTACCATGTAGGCCAAGCAGCTCATATCAGAAACTGATGACTATTGTCCTCATCAAAGAGCTTGAAACGGAGCTGGTGGGAATGTTTGCGGTTCACATGTAAACTGGACCCAGAATGGAGGGTTACCTGTGTAGGGAAGTTGGTAATAGGATGTCTGCCACTGATGTGTTCAGAGACGTCATTCTACTTAGATTCCCTGTATCTCCTATGtgtttgtggatttaaataTTCTGTCAAACCTTCTCCTAGGTGACTTTCCAGTTCAGCCTATGGGACAAGTTCAGGGAGCTGTCCAACCTTTCCAGCAGCACCTTTAACAATCTGGTCCAGCTTGTCTCCCGCTTCGTTCAGACAAAGTGCCTCTCACTCTCCATTCTCAAAGTAAGTCATAAGTTATGTGTAACATGTAGATTTCAgtatattacattttatatattatgAAGTTAAATATAGGTCCTTAAACGTATTCTTTGAagtcatttctgtgtttgtctctatagGTAATAGAGTTTGGGGAGCTAGATAAACCCACAGTGCGCTTCTTGCGTCAGCTGCTAACCAAACTGCTTAAAGAAACTGAACCCGAGGAGCTAGCCGTCATATTTGGAAGGTAAGCATCTTTGTCCATGTACAATATCATAAAAATTACAGACTCACAGTCGCCTCTAGCCCCACGGTGGTTGAagcagccacacacacatactaatAAGCCCAATTAGGCATAACAGTGGCTCAGAAGAATACAAAAGTCTAACAACCACAATATTATTTTATAGCAATTTGGTTGAAACTCATAGAAGAATACATCTGTCAATGTGATCTTAATGTACAAAGTGCTGTGCTGACTATAAACATATGGTATCTTTCataataattattgttaaaatgcactttttttgatttgttttgatttttgaaaaaacagCCTCTACTTTGGAAACACTGGTCCAGATCAGCGTTTCAGAAATAACCTCCGTCTGTACTAACCAGCCTGAACCCACCCATCACATGACAATTCACATACACTAGAGATAAACAGGGAGCTAGGAGTTGATTGCTTTGTTGTGAAAAATACTACAGGACAGTAAGGCCAGAGAAGTCTTTCCTAACTGTTAATTAGGTGGGAATGCTGATCAAGTCTGatatctttgttttcttctggaaAACAGTCACATGGTGAAGCTGTGATAAATCAAGGAATGAAACATTGCTGTATAGTGATGTTCAAAGTGAGAGGAAAGACCAGAGTCATCAagattcatcctctgaggaCCACGAATGTCTGTGACATTGTACTGAATTTTGTGGCAAACCAACCAGCAGATGTTGGAATTTTTTGTCCAGATCAAATTGATGGAGAGACTAAAAATTAGCATCAATAGATCTTTACTACTAGCATGGCTTCAGGGTCTATAGAGGTTAGCATAGTTAAGCAATGCTAACCTCTGTTAGCCCACATCTTGAAAAACCAAGTAAGTCACAgttatttagcatgttttaaaCAACTTGTTAACCCAAAATGCTAGTAGATTTACCTGATTACTTTAAATGTTAATGTTATGACTTTACTTTTTACTTTGGATTTAGAGAAATCCAACACATCCAAAAATTTCATTTGAACAAGAAAGAACTCCCTGTTACCAGAAGGAGAACCAGCCTCAGGGAGGAAGACCATCTGCCTCAATCAGTCGGGGTGACGGGAGAGCCGAGAGAAAAATATGAGCAGcgagaaacagacagacaacaaacaagagCACAAAATGTCCTTCGCACTATGTAGAAGCCTGAAAATCAATGTCCCTCATTGTTTCCCATCCACCAGGATTTCAGGAATTCCCAAGCTAGGAATGCTGCGGGAGGGCTTGAAGCTTTTCATCAGCCACTTCCTCCTGAAGAATGCCCAGTCGCAGGGACCAGCTGAGCAAGCAGCAGTGCTGTCAGAGCGCGCTCAGGTCGCCACCAAAGCCATGGAGGCCAAAGAGGCCAAGCTCAAACTgtaaaacgcacacacacacgcacgcacgcacacacacacacacacacagtataacacCTACTGTGGAACAAGAAAGTGGAACAGAAGGAGGCTTGTTTGTGCAAAATGCTCCtagtacaaaaacacaaacatacagtttacttaaagaagaaatgaatatgtttttaatattaaattgaCAACTTTGACTTGGGATAGCCTCttgaatttttaaattctgGGTGAAACTGTCTTAGCACtatgtacagtattttaatgCAGTGCATACTGGTTCAACTTTACTATTTTGCAATtaataataacacattttaCTTCTGTTTCATGATTGTTTGATAGCAATGTTACAATAGTTGTACTTTTTCAAGCACTAGACTACACTGTCCTTCCTGGTGCTTGTATATTTGTTAAAAACACGGTTGAACAAGTATTGTAACTTGCCAGACTAACATCAGCGTTCATGTCaataaaactgcaataaatTACAAACCTTCTGCTTAAAGCTTTGACTCATTTcaaggaagaaagaaaccattTTATCATCTTCGTCTGTGCCTTAACATTTTCATCTGAGCCTTAGTATAGAGTTAATATTGCACCATTCAGACACCTGGAGCCATTCTTCTGGGCTTTACTGAGTCTATTTACACCTTACAGAGAATAAAGCATATTTTAATAAAGTCCTTTTCACTCCTAAACACAGTTGATCAGCGAATATCCTTTTGTTGATATTTCCACTTGGCTGCTGTGAGTGTGACTTAAACAGTGAGAACACAGGGACGCTGGTTCATTCAGTGTTTACACGCCCTGATGACATGACCCGGGGGACTGAATCGAGCCTATTCTGTTTGCTCACTGACACTAGTGTCCTCCCGCATGGTTAAC
Encoded here:
- the nom1 gene encoding nucleolar MIF4G domain-containing protein 1; amino-acid sequence: MKGKWKQNSKKKKGNVVLQKYMVAVDDFVKSKSGPEETESDHGLRFVKKKSRKELRKEKRKMKKAKMKSHYEGKKTVTIPPGDGENSEKQPEVQKKTQKKQKMDKSKNEVSKTQSANSANASTENIKKPQTSKKVNKLKESRKMALLEANEQEDREIKKLERCLGLNKRKNKKTLPQSFVADGLDYILGMLDSGSSAVGMYDDDDDMDIAKDNFEKLDENDSELSGEDKEDEDEMMSEGSEDDNENEVDDDEEDDRSVDEDEMDEEEEGEEEELDDEEEVDDEEDKLNEGDAADSEDENEEEADDPDIKTSGSKSEAVTSTTGKYVPPHLRNIGDDKRKAELEKLKRNVKGLLNRLSEPNMASICGQLEELYMGCSRKDMNDTLTEVLLAACVTPTLMPDRLLMEHVLLVSVLHHAVGLEVGAHFLETVVRKFDDLYKKPSESKESDNLIAIVAHLYNFQVVHCALIFDILKLLVRTFTEKDIELVLFVLRNVGFALRKDDALALKELISEAQRKASDMGSKFKDQTRVRFMLETMLALKNNDMRKIPGYDPEPVERLRKLQRTLIHRSAGGSDMKLRVSLDNLLAAEQVGRWWIVGSSWSGAPMISKQDDTTTKHSTAEGQFSAKVLDLARKQRMNTDVRRNIFCVIMTSEDYLDAFEKLLRMGLKDKQEREIVHVLMDCCLQEKTFNAFYAVLGEKFCSHDRRFQVTFQFSLWDKFRELSNLSSSTFNNLVQLVSRFVQTKCLSLSILKVIEFGELDKPTVRFLRQLLTKLLKETEPEELAVIFGRISGIPKLGMLREGLKLFISHFLLKNAQSQGPAEQAAVLSERAQVATKAMEAKEAKLKL